In Solenopsis invicta isolate M01_SB chromosome 1, UNIL_Sinv_3.0, whole genome shotgun sequence, one genomic interval encodes:
- the LOC105202004 gene encoding uncharacterized protein LOC105202004, whose amino-acid sequence MDDVNINKICLDIEEVELDGDEAEWIKLSWTGNQSDNDGNSQSAETQRDSDNETAHTKDCDGKEFTNAESEDVSDGISVITESDTDAVNTNLLQICQFEPHHQKPHKPLHIPEMQMAIWDIFLILFGIGIGLILSYIFMFSNIYSVSNGVDAESLKAASHNIVNTCKELTDVKTMLNEIKAHIPADKNITRQFLAQFLEITDFSNKTSSKPIIITKEFFNSTSHPLDQLQMSLHVLSSLAFIYDDNSPLKNEINKTLDILNNTKMFYDTLALFTKNTQDIFEPIVLNFLQHNSDNMHIASKSLLSNLAEKVSKITLKVYNKYTKERHKLNKKLCHLKSILPDDKLLKRLTENNQLFKDYDKSCFSNYTSKNLDGGSTTKGNTKTKSVKEQKNEGTDDEVHTKYDKKNTDQIRDNKENLSKDKINKRRNIDKYTTMKVLRNTGHKIHNASELLFSVVTESVNKLRRELSKTLPHLKNILPNNSEFLKQLIEGDEEDNKEPIKRHEGKNDYLQSNIIPKNNYDNILIPPKNTCPLSTNYCPKFNINVSTFDTVPNHKTKNYKHKKHVDNKKTTINHENSAKILPTEGKSGPKKKDYFKSNDSKKAISNKINYERKNISSENKMKDHVSEHTVNYHKSEHSLFDSRPMKQDNQRYINTDGRSDSKSSYEYKKRRQRDDSDWYFRRVHSRRNARRHAEHMYQQNAKWFWKNHR is encoded by the exons ATGGATGACGTAAATATCAACAAAATATGTCTCGATATAGAAGAGGTAGAGTTGGATGGAGATGAGGCAGAGTGGATCAAATTAAGCTGGACCGGTAATCAAAGTGATAATGATGGAAATTCTCAGTCAGCAGAGACACAGAGG GATTCAGATAACGAGACAGCACATACAAAGGATTGTGACGGTAAAGAATTTACAAATGCAGAATCAGAAGATGTATCTGATGGTATATCGGTCATAACGGAGAGCGATACAGATGCTGTCAATACAAATCTGTTGCAAATTTGTCAATTTGAGCCACATCATCAAAAGCCACACAAGCCTCTGCACATACCAGAAATGCAA ATGGCTATATGGGACATTTTTCTTATCCTATTTGGTATAGGTATCGGCTTGATTCTTAGTTACATTTTCATGTTTTCCAACATTTATTCAGTCTCAAATGGAGTTGATGCTGAAAGTCTCAAGGCTGCAAGTCATAACATTGTTAATACTTGCAAGGAACTGACAGATG tgaaaACTATGCTGAATGAAATTAAAGCACATATTCCAGCTGATAAGAACATTACAAGGCAATTTTTAGCGCAATTTCTCGAAATTAcagatttttctaataaaacaaGCAGTAAGCCTATAATAATTACCAAGGAATTTTTCAATTCCACTTCACATCCGTTAGACCAACTTCAGATGTCTTTGCATGTATTGTCATCATTGGCATTTATTTACGATGACAATAGTCctttgaaaaatgaaataaataaaacactGGATATTCTaaacaatacaaaaatgttttatgatacATTAGCGTTATTCACTAAGAACACACAAGATATATTTGAACCTATTGTCCTGAA TTTCTTGCAACACAACAGTGACAACATGCACATTGCTTCTAAGTCCCTTCTTTCTAACTTAGCAGAAAAAGTGAGCAAGATAacattaaaagtatataataaatataccaAAGAGAgacacaaattaaataaaaaattatgtcacttgAAAAGTATACTACCTGATGATAAACTCTTAAAACGATTGACCGAGAATAATCAGCTGTTTAAAGATTATGATAAGTCTTGTTTCTCAAACTATACGTCAAAAAATTTGGATGGTGGGTCGACTACTAAAGGAAATACAAAGACAAAGAGTGTAAAGGAGCAGAAAAATGAGGGCACTGATGATGAAGTGCACACAAAGTATGATAAAAAGAATACTGATCAAATTCGTGATAACAAAGAAAATCTttcaaaagataaaataaataagaggcGAAACATAGACAAATATACTACTATGAA GGTGTTGCGAAATACTGGCCATAAGATACATAATGCTTCTGAGTTACTTTTTTCTGTGGTAACAGAAAGTGTAAACAAATTAAGACGCGAATTGAGCAAGACACTACCccatttgaaaaatatactaCCTAATAATAGTGAATTCTTAAAGCAACTGATTGAAGGTGATGAAGAGGACAATAAAGAGCCCATTAAGCGTCACGAAGGGAAAAACGATTATTTACAATCAAACAtaataccaaaaaataattatgataatattttaataccaCCGAAAAATACATGTCCACTTTCAACTAATTATTGTCCAAAGTTCAATATTAACGTAAGCACATTTGACACCGTACCAAAT cACAAGACAAAGAATTATAAGCACAAAAAACATGTAGATAACAAAAAAACTACAATAAATCATGAAAATTCTGCAAAAATTTTACCTACAGAAGGAAAAAGTGGGCcaaagaaaaaagattattttaaatctaacgATTCCAAAAAGGcgattagtaataaaataaattatgaaagaaaGAATATATCCTCTGAGAACAAAATGAAGGACCATGTATCAGAGCATACTGTTAACTATCATAAATCTGAACACTCTTTGTTTGATAGTCGTCCAATGAAACAAGACAATCAGCGTTATATAAATACAGACGGAAGGAGCGACAGCAAAAG